The Scyliorhinus torazame isolate Kashiwa2021f chromosome 7, sScyTor2.1, whole genome shotgun sequence genome has a window encoding:
- the dusp12 gene encoding dual specificity protein phosphatase 12 encodes MLPVRSGLYIGDAADLAQVERLSDSAISHVLTVDSQEPPPVGDRQTMFVRALDEPCTDLLSFLDDCVRFIQEALAEASAGVLVNCHAGVSRSAAVVTAFIMKTDDLTFEEAHNKLQAVKPDVKINDGFVKQLKLYEVMGCKVDLTSADYKQYRLQKIIDKYPELQNLPRELFALDPMSLEKTDDVLYRCRKCRRSLFRGSSILNHVPGTGPIAFAHKRFTQTLREEDQTKCTSYFIEPVQWMEPALLGVLDGQLLCPKCRSKLGSFNWYGDQCSCARWVTPAFQIHKNRVDEMKHLKFSSVRNVSS; translated from the exons ATGCTCCCGGTGCGGAGCGGTCTCTACATTGGAGACGCTGCTGATTTGGCCCAGGTCGAGAGGCTCTCGGATTCCGCTATTTCCCATGTCCTCACCGTGGATTCACAGGAACCCCCGCCTGTTGGGGACCGCCAGACGATGTTTGTGCGGGCGCTGGATGAGCCGTGCACCGACCTGCTGAGCTTTCTGGATGATTGCGTGCGGTTTATACAGGAGGCGCTGGCTGAAGCCAGTGCCGGAGTGCTGGTGAATTG TCATGCAGGAGTCAGTAGAAGTGCTGCTGTAGTAACTGCTTTTATAATGAAAACTGATGACCTTACTTTCGAAGAGGCGCATAATAAACTCCAGGCTGTTAAGCCGGATGTCAA GATAAATGATGGGTTTGTGAAACaactgaagttgtatgaagtgatgGGCTGCAAAGTAGATTTAACGAGTGCTGATTATAAACAATATCGACTGCAGAAAATCATCGACAAGTACCCAG AGCTGCAGAATTTACCTCGGGAGTTATTTGCTTTGGATCCCATGAGTCTTGAGAAAACAGATGATGTTCTCTACCGGTGCAGAAAGTGTAG GCGTTCTTTATTTCGTGGCTCAAGTATTTTGAATCATGTACCTGGAACAGGACCAATTGCCTTCGCTCACAAGAGGTTCACACAAACCCTGAGAGAGGAGGACCAGACCAAATGTACATCCTATTTTATTGAACCGGTGCAGTGGATGGAACCTGCATTACTTGGTGTTTTGGATGGCCAG TTGCTTTGCCCAAAGTGCAGATCTAAGTTGGGATCTTTCAACTGGTATGGTGATCAGTGTTCCTGTGCTCGTTGGGTAACTCCTGCCTTCCAGATTCACAAGAATCGTGTGGATGAAATGAAACATTTAAAATTCTCCAGTGTGAGAAATGTTAGTAGTTGA